The sequence below is a genomic window from Candidatus Baltobacteraceae bacterium.
GCCGCGTTGATGCGGCTGATCCACAGCGAGCGAAAATCGCGCTTGCGGACGCGGCGATCGCGGAACGCATAGGAGAGTGAGTGCAGCAGCGCTTCGTTCGCAACGCGATAGTTGCGACGGCGCGCGGCGCGGAAGCCCTTGACGAGCTTCATTACCTTGCGGCGGTGTTTGAGGCCGTGAACGCCACGTTTGATACGAGCCATTGTTTAGAAGCCTCCCTTACACCAAGTACGGAATCGTCGGCGCGAGGCGCTTGAGATCGCCCTTGAACACCGGTTGATCCTTGCGGAAATTGCGTTTGCGCTTGCGCGTCCGTTTGCTCATGATGTGACCGCAACCGCTGAACTGGTGGCGATGCATCACTTTGCCGTTCGCGCTGACCTTCACGCGCTTGGCGGTTCCCCGGTGGGTACGAATTTTAGGCACTGGTAGGCTC
It includes:
- the rplT gene encoding 50S ribosomal protein L20, with the protein product MARIKRGVHGLKHRRKVMKLVKGFRAARRRNYRVANEALLHSLSYAFRDRRVRKRDFRSLWISRINAAARKEGLSYSVLMNGLKKSGVTLNRKALAELAVSDTKAFGSLLSVAKKAVGK
- the rpmI gene encoding 50S ribosomal protein L35, which encodes MPKIRTHRGTAKRVKVSANGKVMHRHQFSGCGHIMSKRTRKRKRNFRKDQPVFKGDLKRLAPTIPYLV